Proteins from a genomic interval of Halopseudomonas litoralis:
- a CDS encoding flavodoxin domain-containing protein produces the protein MHLAILSGSVFGTADFLADEAAERCTAAGLQVSRINPPSVDALLDAGADAILVCCSTTGMGELPDTIVPFYSEMQTRFPLLTGVPFGVIGLGDSSYADTFCQGGEQIRELLLELQAREALPMLQLDASETVTPETDAQPWLDELIVLLKSA, from the coding sequence ATGCATCTGGCAATACTCAGTGGTTCGGTTTTCGGTACCGCCGATTTTCTCGCGGACGAGGCAGCTGAGCGCTGTACCGCAGCAGGTTTGCAGGTCAGCCGGATCAACCCACCCTCGGTCGATGCTCTGCTGGATGCTGGCGCGGATGCGATTCTGGTGTGCTGTTCGACCACCGGTATGGGTGAGCTGCCCGACACCATAGTACCGTTCTACAGCGAGATGCAGACGCGCTTTCCGCTGCTGACCGGCGTTCCTTTCGGGGTGATCGGGCTGGGTGATTCGTCCTACGCCGATACCTTTTGTCAGGGCGGTGAGCAGATTCGCGAACTGCTGCTGGAGTTGCAGGCGCGCGAAGCCTTGCCCATGCTGCAGCTTGATGCCAGCGAGACGGTGACTCCCGAGACTGATGCCCAGCCCTGGCTGGATGAGCTGATCGTACTGCTGAAAAGCGCCTGA
- the lptG gene encoding LPS export ABC transporter permease LptG translates to MRLLDRHIGKTVFISVLTVAMIIVALDLLFAYIGELEDLEGGYGAVEALTYIFLTLPRRLYDLLPMAALVGCLIGLGTLASNSELTIMRASGMSIARIMGAVLKPLLVLMLAGVLLGEYVAPYSENMAESRRALAVGSGEAVKSKGLWHREGNDFIHINAVQPNGVLHGITRYRFDEQRELLETSFAQRARVQGEDWLLEDVATTLFEPEGTSRVEQHTQQRWDVGLSPRLLRVVLLDPDVLPLTGIWHYQNYLAEQGLNNSQYWLAFWKKLLQPVTTAALVFVAISFIFGPLRSVTLGQRVFTGVLVGFSFRILQDLLGPSSLVFGFSPLIAVLLPILILVVMGSWLMRRAG, encoded by the coding sequence ATGCGGCTGCTTGATCGCCATATCGGCAAGACTGTTTTTATCAGCGTGCTGACGGTGGCGATGATCATCGTTGCGCTGGATCTGCTGTTCGCCTATATCGGCGAACTGGAAGATCTGGAAGGCGGCTACGGTGCAGTCGAGGCGCTGACCTATATCTTCCTTACCCTGCCCCGCCGGCTGTATGACCTGTTGCCGATGGCAGCACTGGTCGGCTGTCTGATCGGCTTGGGCACCCTGGCGAGCAACTCGGAACTGACAATCATGCGCGCCTCGGGTATGTCCATCGCGCGGATCATGGGCGCGGTGTTGAAACCGCTGCTGGTGCTGATGTTGGCTGGGGTACTGCTGGGGGAATATGTCGCGCCGTACAGCGAAAACATGGCGGAAAGCCGCCGCGCGCTGGCGGTTGGCAGCGGCGAGGCGGTCAAGTCCAAGGGGCTGTGGCATCGCGAAGGCAACGACTTCATTCATATCAATGCGGTCCAGCCGAACGGCGTCCTGCATGGCATCACGCGCTATCGCTTCGATGAGCAACGCGAGTTGCTGGAAACCAGTTTTGCCCAGCGTGCCAGGGTTCAGGGGGAAGATTGGTTGCTGGAGGATGTGGCCACCACGCTGTTCGAGCCTGAAGGCACCAGCCGTGTGGAGCAACACACGCAGCAGCGCTGGGACGTGGGCTTGTCACCGCGCTTGCTGCGTGTTGTCCTGCTCGATCCCGACGTATTACCGCTGACCGGTATCTGGCATTACCAGAACTACCTCGCCGAGCAGGGCCTGAATAACAGCCAGTACTGGCTGGCCTTCTGGAAGAAGTTGTTGCAGCCGGTAACCACCGCTGCACTGGTGTTCGTCGCCATCTCGTTCATCTTCGGCCCCCTGCGCTCGGTCACCCTGGGGCAGCGTGTCTTTACTGGTGTGCTGGTCGGCTTCAGCTTCCGCATTCTGCAGGATCTGCTGGGGCCATCCAGTCTGGTGTTTGGTTTTTCACCGTTGATTGCGGTCTTGCTGCCCATATTGATACTGGTGGTGATGGGTAGTTGGTTGATGCGCAGGGCAGGGTGA
- a CDS encoding HopJ type III effector protein produces the protein MTAEQFKARLESADHRFAETLAFIEQHYHYQPSAFSNGDVRNSAEQNQGSCKLLAMALDQGLTDEQALKCFAEHYQSVLASPDGSDHTNIRSLMNQGLAGVSFDRQPLTRR, from the coding sequence ATGACCGCCGAGCAGTTCAAGGCTCGGCTGGAATCGGCGGATCATCGCTTTGCCGAGACCCTGGCGTTTATCGAGCAGCACTATCATTATCAGCCCAGCGCCTTCAGCAATGGTGACGTACGCAACAGCGCAGAGCAGAACCAGGGCTCCTGCAAGCTGCTCGCCATGGCGCTGGACCAAGGACTGACTGATGAGCAGGCGCTCAAGTGCTTCGCCGAGCATTATCAGTCCGTGCTGGCCAGCCCCGACGGCAGCGATCACACTAACATTCGCTCGTTGATGAATCAGGGGTTGGCCGGTGTCAGCTTTGATCGCCAACCTTTGACTCGTCGCTAA
- the folM gene encoding dihydromonapterin reductase: MNEQQTILITGAAQRVGLYCAQRLVADGFRVIITCRQSRAQWQDEPLENIEVLLADFSTEDGIQQLIDTLARRQIRLRALIHNASEWMNDDNAADAFQQMFMVHMQAPYLLNLACAELFDPDVTGDIIHISDHVAQRGSAKHIAYSATKAGLEGLSRSFAARLAPRIKVNTIAPALIMFNEGDSPDYRSKALAKSALGIEPGPDVVYQSIRYLLDNPYVTGTCLDLNGGRNLK, translated from the coding sequence ATGAACGAGCAGCAGACCATTCTGATTACCGGAGCAGCACAGCGTGTGGGCTTGTATTGCGCCCAGCGTCTTGTGGCTGACGGCTTTCGGGTGATCATCACATGTCGCCAGTCTCGTGCGCAGTGGCAGGACGAGCCGCTGGAGAATATTGAGGTGCTGTTGGCCGACTTCTCCACTGAGGATGGCATACAACAACTGATCGATACCCTGGCCCGCCGGCAGATCCGCCTGCGCGCACTGATCCATAATGCCTCGGAGTGGATGAATGATGACAACGCAGCCGACGCGTTTCAGCAGATGTTCATGGTGCACATGCAGGCACCTTATCTGCTCAACCTGGCCTGCGCAGAGCTGTTCGATCCCGATGTTACCGGCGATATCATTCATATCAGCGATCATGTAGCCCAGCGCGGCAGTGCCAAGCATATTGCCTACAGCGCCACCAAGGCCGGTCTGGAGGGCCTCAGCCGCTCCTTCGCAGCGCGGCTTGCGCCACGCATCAAAGTCAATACCATCGCGCCGGCGCTAATCATGTTCAATGAAGGCGATTCGCCTGATTATCGCAGCAAGGCGCTGGCCAAATCGGCACTGGGCATCGAGCCCGGACCCGATGTGGTCTACCAGTCCATCCGCTATCTGCTGGATAACCCCTACGTAACCGGTACCTGCCTCGACCTGAATGGCGGCAGAAACCTGAAGTGA
- the folE gene encoding GTP cyclohydrolase I FolE, which translates to MSLEKLTSNYHDILTNLGENPEREGLKGTPLRAAKAMQFLCRGYDQSLEEIVNGALFESSSDEMVIVKNIELYSLCEHHMLPFIGKAHVAYMPNGKVVGLSKIARIVDMFARRLQIQESLTRQIAEAVQSVTDAQGVAVVIEAKHMCMMMRGVEKQNSSMLTSVMLGSFRESVNTRQEFLQLIGRSN; encoded by the coding sequence ATGAGCCTCGAAAAGCTGACCAGCAACTACCACGACATTCTGACCAACCTAGGTGAGAACCCGGAGCGCGAAGGTCTCAAGGGCACGCCGCTGCGGGCAGCCAAGGCCATGCAGTTTCTCTGCCGCGGCTACGACCAATCACTCGAAGAGATCGTCAACGGTGCACTGTTCGAGTCCTCCAGCGACGAGATGGTCATCGTCAAGAACATCGAGCTGTACTCCCTGTGCGAACACCACATGCTGCCTTTCATTGGCAAGGCTCACGTGGCCTACATGCCTAACGGCAAGGTGGTGGGCCTGTCCAAGATCGCGCGCATTGTCGACATGTTCGCCCGCCGCCTGCAGATTCAGGAAAGCCTGACCCGACAGATCGCCGAAGCCGTGCAGTCAGTTACCGACGCCCAGGGCGTGGCGGTGGTCATTGAGGCAAAACATATGTGCATGATGATGCGCGGCGTCGAGAAGCAGAATTCATCCATGCTCACATCCGTCATGCTCGGTAGCTTCCGCGAGTCGGTCAATACCCGCCAGGAATTCCTGCAACTGATCGGCCGGAGCAACTGA
- the folX gene encoding dihydroneopterin triphosphate 2'-epimerase: protein MERLEPGMARIRVKNLRLRTFIGIKEEEINNRQDVLINARILYPADNAVTENEIDHALNYRTITKALIGHVENNRFALLERLTQELLDIIMQHEQVRYAEVEVDKPHALRFAESVSITLSAERS from the coding sequence ATGGAACGTCTTGAGCCAGGCATGGCGCGTATCCGGGTCAAGAATCTGCGCCTGCGTACCTTCATCGGCATCAAGGAAGAGGAAATCAACAACCGGCAGGACGTGCTGATCAATGCCCGCATTCTCTACCCGGCCGACAATGCAGTGACCGAGAACGAGATCGACCACGCGCTGAATTACCGCACCATAACCAAGGCGCTTATCGGCCATGTGGAAAACAACCGTTTTGCACTGCTGGAACGGCTCACCCAAGAGCTGCTTGATATCATCATGCAGCACGAGCAGGTGCGCTATGCCGAAGTTGAAGTGGACAAGCCCCACGCCCTGCGGTTTGCCGAGTCCGTGTCCATCACCCTGAGCGCCGAACGGTCATGA
- the lptF gene encoding LPS export ABC transporter permease LptF: protein MIVFRYLSREVLTTLAAVSGVLLLIIMSGRFIKYLAQAAAGQLDPGVLFMIMGYRLPGFVVLILPLGMFLGILLAYGRMYLDSEMAVLSATGVSDRKILGYTQGPALLVALLVAWLSLWVAPAGVLKTQQLFNEQDAMTEFDTLAAGRFQSLGSGQRVTYAGGLSDDRTELETIFIAESTGSGEDASVGVLVAESGRQQMNADGSRYLVLQNGFRYDGRPGAADFRTIEYDAYGVLLPKPEVVTEVTDREAMPSTQLLGSADLKNRAELQWRLAIPLLVPIVAFFAVPLARVNPRQGRFLKLLPAIILYMAYLGLLVTARGWMEAGKTPAALGLWWVHGLFLIVGVTLNFRALTAPSAPAGGRHAAA from the coding sequence GTGATCGTATTCCGATACCTCAGCCGCGAGGTGCTGACGACGCTTGCGGCCGTCAGTGGTGTACTGCTGCTGATTATCATGAGTGGCCGCTTCATCAAGTATCTGGCCCAGGCCGCAGCGGGGCAGCTGGACCCCGGCGTGCTGTTCATGATCATGGGTTATCGCCTGCCGGGCTTTGTCGTGCTGATTCTGCCGCTGGGCATGTTTCTGGGTATCCTGCTGGCCTACGGGCGGATGTATCTGGACAGCGAAATGGCGGTCCTGTCGGCTACCGGTGTCAGTGATCGAAAGATCCTCGGCTACACTCAGGGCCCGGCGTTGCTGGTGGCGTTGCTGGTCGCCTGGCTGAGCCTGTGGGTGGCGCCGGCCGGTGTGCTGAAGACCCAGCAACTGTTCAATGAGCAGGATGCCATGACCGAGTTCGACACCCTCGCAGCCGGACGCTTCCAGTCGCTGGGCAGCGGTCAGCGGGTGACCTACGCGGGTGGGCTCTCGGATGACCGCACTGAGCTGGAGACCATTTTCATCGCCGAAAGCACCGGCTCTGGCGAGGACGCCAGTGTTGGCGTGCTGGTAGCCGAGAGTGGACGCCAGCAGATGAACGCGGACGGCAGTCGCTATCTGGTGCTGCAGAACGGCTTTCGCTATGACGGGCGCCCGGGGGCAGCTGATTTCAGGACCATTGAATACGATGCCTACGGCGTACTGCTGCCCAAGCCGGAGGTGGTGACCGAAGTGACCGACCGTGAGGCGATGCCATCCACACAACTGCTCGGTAGCGCGGATCTGAAGAACCGGGCCGAGCTGCAATGGCGCCTGGCAATTCCTCTGTTGGTGCCCATAGTCGCGTTTTTTGCGGTGCCGCTGGCGCGCGTCAATCCGCGCCAGGGTCGCTTCCTCAAGTTGTTACCGGCCATCATTCTGTATATGGCCTATCTGGGCCTGCTGGTCACTGCACGAGGCTGGATGGAGGCGGGTAAAACCCCTGCAGCGCTGGGTTTATGGTGGGTCCATGGCCTGTTTCTGATTGTTGGCGTGACGCTCAATTTCCGTGCCCTGACCGCGCCCAGTGCGCCAGCGGGAGGTCGTCATGCGGCTGCTTGA
- the yaaA gene encoding peroxide stress protein YaaA — MLMVISPAKTLDYETAPATDRHTLPRYLDHSQELIDVLREKSPQEIAKLMSLSDKLAALNVARYGSFSEKFTTDNSKQALLAFKGDVYTGMNAVDFSEDDLDFAQQHLRILSGLYGILRPLDLMQPYRLEMGTKLANPRGKDLYAFWGNDITDWLNQDLQDQGDDVLLNLASQEYFGAVKPKALKGRLIETVFKDQKNGQYKIISFYAKKARGLMARYVITERLKDPEGLKDFNLEGYYYDKASSSPDKLVFLREEQK, encoded by the coding sequence ATGCTGATGGTGATTTCCCCCGCCAAGACCCTGGATTACGAGACAGCCCCGGCCACCGACCGCCACACCCTGCCGCGCTATCTGGATCACAGCCAGGAGCTGATTGACGTGCTCCGGGAAAAATCTCCCCAGGAGATCGCCAAGCTGATGTCCCTCTCGGACAAGCTGGCTGCACTGAACGTTGCCCGTTACGGCAGCTTCAGCGAAAAATTCACTACCGACAACAGCAAACAGGCCTTGCTGGCGTTCAAGGGTGACGTCTACACGGGCATGAACGCCGTTGATTTCAGCGAGGACGACCTCGATTTCGCTCAGCAGCATCTGCGCATATTGTCGGGGCTGTATGGCATTCTGCGTCCCCTGGACCTGATGCAACCCTACCGCCTGGAGATGGGCACCAAGCTGGCCAACCCGCGCGGCAAGGACCTGTACGCATTCTGGGGCAATGACATTACCGATTGGCTGAACCAGGACCTGCAGGACCAGGGCGATGACGTGCTGCTCAACCTCGCCTCCCAGGAATACTTCGGCGCGGTCAAACCCAAGGCGTTGAAGGGTCGACTGATCGAGACGGTATTCAAGGATCAGAAGAATGGCCAGTACAAGATCATCAGCTTCTATGCCAAGAAGGCTCGTGGTCTGATGGCCCGTTACGTGATCACGGAAAGGCTCAAGGACCCCGAAGGCCTGAAGGACTTCAACCTCGAGGGGTACTACTACGACAAGGCCAGCTCCAGCCCCGACAAACTGGTGTTCCTGCGCGAAGAGCAGAAGTGA
- a CDS encoding PhoH family protein, giving the protein MEACGATRHTFYVLDTNVLIHDPNALLNFEEHHVIIPMTVLEELDKLKSGKTSTAADCRQAIRLIDQTLADAPPDLVESGVPIQRGKLGAHGTLAILMDKAPLPAHCLPNDLNDNKIINQLCQLQMRHPDNRIALVSKDINMRLKARACGIDAEDYHTDQLLDDINLLARGYHEVDGSFWDRANKVETRQLTGHTVHEVQLIEPLPALHINDFIIDEQGFIGQVKAVDGGSLQLLDMHQEPLMHQEAWGLRPRDTFQALALHALLDPNIHLVNLTGAAGSGKTILALAAAIEQTMVSKTYRRIIATRSTQGLDEDIGFLPGTEKEKMEPWLGAITDNLEALHMDDECTHGSVEYILDRVPLQFKSLNYIRGRSFQQSFILIDESQNLTPHQIKTIITRAGAGSKVVCLGNLAQIDTPYLNATSSGLTYLTECFKDFPHGVHIHLQGVPRSILAEYAETHL; this is encoded by the coding sequence ATGGAAGCGTGCGGAGCAACCCGACACACCTTCTACGTACTTGATACCAACGTCCTCATCCACGACCCTAACGCACTGCTCAATTTCGAAGAACACCACGTCATCATCCCGATGACCGTCCTTGAAGAACTCGACAAGCTCAAATCCGGCAAGACCAGCACCGCAGCGGACTGTCGCCAGGCCATCCGGCTGATCGACCAGACCCTGGCCGATGCGCCACCCGACCTGGTCGAATCGGGCGTTCCCATTCAACGAGGCAAGCTCGGCGCCCACGGTACCCTTGCCATTTTGATGGACAAGGCCCCGCTTCCCGCCCACTGCCTGCCCAACGACCTCAACGACAACAAGATCATCAACCAGCTGTGCCAACTGCAGATGCGCCACCCCGATAACCGCATCGCCCTGGTATCGAAAGATATCAACATGCGGCTCAAGGCCCGGGCCTGCGGTATCGACGCGGAGGACTATCACACCGATCAGTTGCTGGATGACATCAATCTTCTGGCCCGCGGTTATCATGAGGTGGACGGCTCGTTCTGGGATCGCGCTAACAAGGTCGAGACCCGCCAGCTTACCGGTCATACAGTGCATGAAGTTCAGCTCATCGAGCCTCTGCCAGCCCTGCATATCAATGACTTCATCATTGACGAGCAGGGTTTCATCGGACAGGTCAAGGCGGTTGACGGAGGCAGCCTCCAGCTACTCGACATGCATCAGGAACCGCTGATGCATCAGGAAGCCTGGGGGCTTCGCCCACGAGATACATTCCAGGCACTGGCTCTGCATGCCCTGCTTGACCCGAATATTCACCTGGTCAACCTCACCGGCGCTGCTGGCTCGGGCAAAACCATCCTCGCGCTGGCAGCAGCCATCGAGCAGACCATGGTCAGCAAGACCTACCGACGCATCATCGCCACCCGAAGTACCCAAGGGCTGGATGAAGATATCGGCTTTCTGCCGGGAACCGAGAAGGAGAAAATGGAGCCCTGGCTGGGCGCGATTACCGACAACCTGGAAGCCCTGCACATGGATGACGAGTGCACCCACGGCAGTGTCGAGTACATACTCGATCGAGTGCCGCTGCAGTTCAAGTCCCTCAACTACATTCGCGGACGCAGTTTTCAGCAAAGCTTCATCCTGATCGACGAAAGCCAGAACCTCACGCCGCACCAGATCAAGACCATCATCACCCGCGCCGGCGCCGGCTCCAAGGTGGTCTGCCTGGGCAACCTGGCGCAGATCGATACGCCCTACCTGAACGCCACCAGTTCGGGGCTGACCTATCTGACCGAGTGCTTCAAGGACTTCCCCCACGGCGTACATATCCACCTGCAAGGCGTACCGCGGTCTATATTGGCTGAATACGCCGAAACTCACCTCTAG
- a CDS encoding Crp/Fnr family transcriptional regulator, with translation MAADSTVNQLTVSQHGSDQHVALLQRNRWFRDLPADCISEMVSMARLRRLEDGQRLHARGDLPDGLYGVSTGAMRISNTGADGREALLTVLSPGNWFGEISLFDGLPRTHDAHAMGVTEVLMIPRKGFQQLLGHRPELYPHFMRLLCRRLRLSFNMMEDSALLPLPARLAKRLLMHAQYYGDVALGNERLSIQLSQEMLGLMLNSSRQSINKLLKKLEQAGWISIHYSQITILDEEALTRLATGTDSLL, from the coding sequence GTGGCAGCAGACAGCACTGTCAACCAGCTTACAGTGTCGCAGCATGGTAGCGACCAACATGTCGCGCTGCTGCAGCGCAACCGGTGGTTTCGCGACCTGCCGGCGGATTGCATCAGTGAGATGGTGTCGATGGCACGGCTGCGCCGGTTGGAGGATGGCCAGCGGCTGCATGCCCGCGGTGATCTGCCGGATGGCCTGTATGGCGTCAGCACGGGCGCCATGCGCATCAGCAATACCGGCGCCGATGGCCGCGAAGCGCTGCTGACGGTATTGAGTCCCGGCAACTGGTTTGGTGAAATATCATTGTTTGACGGGTTGCCACGCACCCATGATGCCCACGCCATGGGCGTTACCGAGGTGTTGATGATTCCTCGCAAGGGTTTCCAGCAGCTGCTTGGGCACCGTCCCGAATTGTACCCACACTTCATGCGCTTGCTGTGTCGGCGATTGCGCCTGTCCTTCAACATGATGGAAGACAGCGCTCTGCTGCCGCTGCCCGCCCGACTGGCCAAGCGGCTACTGATGCATGCGCAGTATTATGGCGACGTGGCCCTGGGTAACGAACGGCTATCGATCCAGCTGTCCCAGGAAATGCTTGGGTTGATGCTCAACAGCTCGCGCCAGAGCATCAACAAACTGTTGAAGAAACTCGAACAGGCCGGCTGGATCAGCATCCACTACAGCCAGATCACCATTCTGGATGAGGAAGCGCTGACCCGCCTGGCGACCGGTACCGATAGTCTGCTCTGA
- a CDS encoding RDD family protein — protein MAVKQLQPTGDFPAPGLARRVASSFYDFTLCLALLMVLTLTYQQGILRLIHGSEALSAMADTGTLDRDPVLTILMIISLYGFFGLFWTLKGQTLGMQAWRVRIQQPDGRSITWQQSINRVTVALISWLCGGLGIWWALWDKESRTWQDIASGTRTVVLPK, from the coding sequence ATGGCGGTCAAGCAACTGCAACCCACCGGGGACTTCCCCGCTCCTGGTCTCGCTCGCCGCGTGGCCAGCAGCTTTTATGATTTCACCCTGTGTCTGGCCCTGCTCATGGTGCTGACCCTGACCTACCAGCAAGGCATTCTGCGCCTGATCCACGGCAGCGAAGCACTCAGCGCCATGGCTGATACCGGCACTCTGGATCGCGACCCGGTGCTGACCATACTCATGATCATCAGCCTTTACGGCTTCTTCGGCCTGTTCTGGACGCTCAAGGGCCAGACTCTGGGCATGCAAGCCTGGCGTGTTCGCATACAGCAACCCGACGGCAGGTCCATCACCTGGCAACAGTCCATCAACCGCGTCACCGTCGCTCTGATCTCATGGCTCTGCGGTGGCTTGGGGATCTGGTGGGCGTTGTGGGACAAGGAGTCGCGCACCTGGCAGGACATTGCATCCGGCACCCGGACAGTGGTGTTGCCGAAGTAG
- a CDS encoding alpha/beta fold hydrolase: protein MDRLAGIALSDWQAQAREFDFRGHPLRYWEAGQGEPLLLIHGFPSGSWDWHYLWQPLAERYRVIACDMLGFGFSAKPRRHSYSLLEQADIQSGLLRQLGVSNYHILAHDYGDSVAQELLARDLEGERRIGSLCFLNGGLFPETHRPVLLQKLLMSPIGFLIGRRFSRARLAENFGKVFGPQTQPDEAELDAFWRMIETNNGPAVMHKLIHYMAERPVHRERWVGAMQRTPVPMRVIDGAVDPISGSHMVARYRELIAEPDTVLLEGIGHYPQIEAPERVLAGYLAFRDKLEQSS, encoded by the coding sequence ATGGATCGGCTCGCGGGCATCGCCCTGAGCGACTGGCAGGCTCAGGCGCGGGAATTCGATTTCCGCGGTCACCCGCTGCGTTACTGGGAGGCCGGGCAAGGCGAGCCGCTGTTGCTGATCCACGGTTTTCCTTCGGGGTCCTGGGACTGGCACTATCTGTGGCAGCCATTGGCTGAGCGCTATCGGGTCATCGCCTGTGACATGCTCGGCTTCGGCTTTTCTGCCAAGCCGCGGCGGCACAGCTACAGTCTGTTGGAGCAGGCCGACATCCAGTCGGGTCTGTTACGGCAACTGGGTGTGTCGAACTACCACATTCTGGCCCATGACTACGGCGACAGCGTAGCGCAAGAGCTGTTGGCGCGGGATCTGGAAGGTGAGCGGCGGATTGGCAGTCTGTGTTTTCTCAACGGCGGCCTGTTCCCGGAAACGCACCGGCCAGTGCTGCTGCAGAAGCTGCTGATGAGCCCCATCGGTTTTCTGATTGGTCGGCGTTTCAGTAGGGCGCGGTTGGCTGAAAACTTCGGCAAGGTGTTCGGGCCGCAGACGCAGCCCGATGAAGCTGAGCTGGATGCGTTCTGGCGCATGATCGAGACCAACAACGGCCCGGCGGTGATGCACAAGCTGATTCATTACATGGCTGAGCGGCCGGTGCACCGCGAGCGTTGGGTCGGCGCCATGCAGCGCACTCCAGTGCCGATGCGAGTGATTGACGGTGCGGTCGATCCGATCTCGGGCTCCCATATGGTGGCGCGTTACCGGGAATTGATTGCCGAGCCTGACACGGTCTTACTGGAAGGTATCGGGCATTATCCGCAGATCGAAGCGCCAGAACGGGTGTTGGCTGGCTATCTGGCGTTTCGGGACAAGCTTGAACAGAGCAGCTGA
- a CDS encoding class II aldolase/adducin family protein, which produces MNAIQSLPVTDVQALVSAEEWQTRVDLAACYRLIAMQGWDDVVFTHVSAKIPGTEHFLINPYGLMFEEMTASNLVKIDLHGNKVMDSPYEINPAGFTIHSAVHEVRHDAGCVLHTHTPAGVGVSCQKDGILPISQQALFVMFSLAYHDYEGVALNEEEKVRLQADLGRANNLVLRNHGLLTCGKTVSDAFLTMYTLQRCCEIQVAAQAGGGELLTIPQSILDGAKESMRKVTRGAGSGIAWPALLRKLQRVNPGFDV; this is translated from the coding sequence ATGAATGCAATTCAGTCACTGCCCGTAACCGATGTTCAGGCGCTGGTCAGCGCCGAGGAATGGCAGACCCGTGTGGATCTCGCGGCCTGTTACCGCCTGATCGCCATGCAAGGTTGGGATGACGTGGTCTTTACTCACGTATCGGCCAAGATTCCGGGCACTGAACACTTCCTTATAAATCCCTATGGATTGATGTTCGAGGAAATGACTGCCTCCAATCTGGTCAAGATCGACCTGCATGGCAACAAGGTCATGGATTCGCCTTACGAAATCAACCCGGCAGGTTTCACCATTCACAGCGCGGTGCATGAGGTACGGCATGACGCTGGTTGCGTATTGCACACCCATACGCCGGCCGGGGTCGGCGTGTCCTGCCAGAAGGACGGCATCCTGCCGATTTCTCAACAGGCGCTGTTCGTCATGTTCAGTCTGGCCTACCACGACTATGAAGGGGTGGCGCTGAACGAAGAGGAAAAGGTACGGCTGCAGGCGGACCTGGGCAGAGCCAACAATCTGGTGCTGCGCAATCATGGTCTGCTGACCTGTGGCAAGACGGTGTCCGATGCCTTCCTGACCATGTACACATTGCAACGCTGTTGCGAAATTCAGGTCGCGGCCCAGGCGGGCGGCGGCGAGCTGCTGACCATTCCCCAAAGCATTCTCGATGGCGCCAAGGAAAGCATGCGCAAGGTGACTCGTGGCGCGGGCAGCGGTATCGCCTGGCCGGCACTGCTGCGCAAGCTGCAGCGGGTCAACCCGGGATTCGATGTCTGA